One Danio aesculapii chromosome 22, fDanAes4.1, whole genome shotgun sequence genomic window carries:
- the LOC130215614 gene encoding zinc finger protein 420-like isoform X2, translating to MSDPEPCRIKQEETEELIDVKEESEELNEDEEEHHVKSEEETQSETEHLSSLQTNNNHNLMVKKEESEELSEDKKVHGSVHTEVKSNSCSLCGKSYKQPSHLKQHQKIHTGERPYRCGQCGKSFRQSSTLNQHMKIHTGERPHKCDQCGKTFLRTSELKKHLRVHTKEKPYSCSECGKSFSRLSNLKEHQKMHTGVKEHVCFECGKSFSRAQVLQIHQRIHTGEKPYKCSHCDRRFSLLHSLKSHERIHTGEKPYTCTRCGKSFKNSSQLRQHMMIHTREITHRFRPNSCSLCGKSYKQLSHLKQHQRTHTGERPYRCDQCGKSFNQSSTLNQHMKIHTGEKTHKCDQCGKTFSRPSELKRHLRVHTKEKPYPCSECGKSFSRLSNLNVHQKIHTGVKEHVCSECGKSFSRAQVLKIHQRIHTGEKPYKCSHCDKTFNQLQNLKSHQRTHTGQKPYKCSHCDKTFSQLHTLKSHKMIHTGEKPYKCSHCDKTFSQSYTLKSHKRIHTGEKPYTCTRCGKSFKQSSHFHQHMKIHTGVKTQKCDQCDRTFLRPSVLKSHLRVHTKEKSCSLAPSET from the exons atgagtgatccagaaccctgcagaattaaacaggaagagactgaagaactaatag atgtgaaggaggagagtgaagaactgaatgaagatgaggaggaacatcatgtcaaaagtgaaGAAGAAACTCAATCAGAGACTGAACATTTATCTTCtctacaaacaaacaacaatcaCA ACCTGATGGTGAAGAAAGAGGAAAGTGAAGAACTGAGTGAAGACAAGAAGGTCCATGGTAGTGTTCATACAGAAGTGAAGTCAAATTCATGCTCtttgtgtggaaagagttatAAACAGCCATCGCATTTAAAACAACACCagaagattcacactggagagagaccgtaCAGATGTGGTCAATGTGGGAAGAGCTTCAGACAATCATCcacccttaatcaacacatgaagatccacactggagagagaccacaCAAATGTGACCAATGCGGTAAAACATTTTTGAGGACTTCAGAGCTGAAGAAacatcttagagttcatacaaaggagaagccttattcatgctctgagtgtggaaagagttttagtcGTCTGTCAAATTTAAAAGAACATCAGAAGATGCACACTGGAGTTAAAGAGCATGTGTGCtttgagtgtgggaagagttttagtaGAGCTCAAGTACTGCAAATACACCAGAGGATCCACAcgggagagaaaccgtacaagtgttcacactgcgacaggAGATTCAGTCTGTTACACTCTCTGAAatcacatgagaggattcacactggagagaaaccgtacacatgtactcggtgtggaaagagtttcaaaaATTCATCACAACTTcgtcaacacatgatgatccacacgcGAGAGATAACACACAGAT TCAGGCCAAATTCATGCTCtttgtgtggaaagagttatAAACAGCTGTCGCATTTAAAACAACACCaaaggactcacactggagagagaccgtaCAGATGTGATCAATGTGGGAAGAGCTTCAATCAATCATCAactcttaatcaacacatgaagatccacactggagagaaaacacacaaatgtgaCCAATGCGGTAAAACATTTTCGAGGCCTTCAGAGCTGAAGAGacatcttagagttcatacaaaggagaagccttatccatgctctgagtgtggaaagagttttagtcgtctgtcaaatttaaatgtacatcagaagatccacactggggTTAAAGAGCATGTGTGCtctgagtgtgggaagagttttagtaGAGCTCAAGTACTGAAAATTCAccagaggatccacactggagagaaaccatacaagtgttcacactgcgacaagacaTTCAATCAGTTACAAAACCTGAAATCACAtcagaggactcacactggacagaaaccttacaagtgttcacactgcgacaagacaTTCAGTCAGTTACACACTCTGAAATCACATaagatgatccacactggagagaaaccttacaagtgttcacactgcgacaagacaTTCAGTCAGTCATACACTCTGAAATCACataagaggattcacactggagagaaaccgtacacatgtactcggtgtggaaagagtttcaaacAATCATCACATTTTcatcaacacatgaagatccacactggagtgaaaacacaaaaatgtgATCAGTGCGACAGAACATTTTTGAGGCCTTCAGTGCTGAAGAGCCATCTcagagttcatacaaaggagaaatCATGTTCTTTAGCTCCATCAGAAACTTAA
- the LOC130215614 gene encoding zinc finger protein 239-like isoform X1, translating into MSDPEPCRIKQEETEELIDVKEESEELNEDEEIHHVKSEEETQSETEHLSILQTNNNHNLMVKKEESEELSEDKKVCRSFHKEVRPNSCSLCGKSYKQLSHLKQHQRTHTGERPYRCDQCGKSFNQSSTLNQHMKIHTGEKTHKCDQCGKTFSRPSELKRHLRVHTKEKPYPCSECGKSFSRLSNLNVHQKIHTGVKEHVCSECGKSFSRAQVLKIHQRIHTGEKPYKCSHCDKTFNQLQNLKSHQRTHTGQKPYKCSHCDKTFSQLHTLKSHKMIHTGEKPYKCSHCDKTFSQSYTLKSHKRIHTGEKPYTCTRCGKSFKQSSHFHQHMKIHTGVKTQKCDQCDRTFLRPSVLKSHLRVHTKEKSCSLAPSET; encoded by the exons atgagtgatccagaaccctgcagaattaaacaggaagagactgaagaactaatag atgtgaaggaggagagtgaagaactgaatgAAGATGAGGAGATacatcatgtcaaaagtgaaGAAGAAACTCAATCAGAGACTGAACATTTATCTATtctacaaacaaacaacaatcaCA ACCTGATGGTGAAGAAAGAGGAAAGTGAAGAACTGAGTGAAGACAAGAAGGTCTGTCGTAGTTTTCATAAAGAAGTCAGGCCAAATTCATGCTCtttgtgtggaaagagttatAAACAGCTGTCGCATTTAAAACAACACCaaaggactcacactggagagagaccgtaCAGATGTGATCAATGTGGGAAGAGCTTCAATCAATCATCAactcttaatcaacacatgaagatccacactggagagaaaacacacaaatgtgaCCAATGCGGTAAAACATTTTCGAGGCCTTCAGAGCTGAAGAGacatcttagagttcatacaaaggagaagccttatccatgctctgagtgtggaaagagttttagtcgtctgtcaaatttaaatgtacatcagaagatccacactggggTTAAAGAGCATGTGTGCtctgagtgtgggaagagttttagtaGAGCTCAAGTACTGAAAATTCAccagaggatccacactggagagaaaccatacaagtgttcacactgcgacaagacaTTCAATCAGTTACAAAACCTGAAATCACAtcagaggactcacactggacagaaaccttacaagtgttcacactgcgacaagacaTTCAGTCAGTTACACACTCTGAAATCACATaagatgatccacactggagagaaaccttacaagtgttcacactgcgacaagacaTTCAGTCAGTCATACACTCTGAAATCACataagaggattcacactggagagaaaccgtacacatgtactcggtgtggaaagagtttcaaacAATCATCACATTTTcatcaacacatgaagatccacactggagtgaaaacacaaaaatgtgATCAGTGCGACAGAACATTTTTGAGGCCTTCAGTGCTGAAGAGCCATCTcagagttcatacaaaggagaaatCATGTTCTTTAGCTCCATCAGAAACTTAA
- the LOC130215601 gene encoding zinc finger protein 160-like: MSDPEPCRVKQEETEELIDVMVKEESEDEEKHHVKSEEETQSETEHSILMKETAAKDLTCTQCGKSLGRKYDLKRHMRIHTGEKPYKCSHCDKRFNHSGYLKIHKRTHTGERPFHCAACGKSYTHSSSLQTHTKNFHNLIVVEESEVLSEDDEEKHHNKSDEKNQSETEDNILMKGLTCTQCGKSFWHKYHLKLHMRIHTGEKPYKCSHCEKRFNFSGNLKTHERTHTGEKPYHCTACGKSFSDSSTLRRHTKNYHNLMVKKEESVHSNEKPHSCSLCGKSFKQQSHLRRHQMIHTDEKPHKCDQCGKVFQRNSDLKNHLRVHADEKPYTCSWCGKFFSYQSHLRQHQMIHTGEKPYTCSHCDKGFSKLNNLKSHQRIHTGEKPYTCAQCGKSFRHSSSINQHLLIHSGEKTHKLIITAIHL; the protein is encoded by the exons atgagtgatccagaaccctgcagagttaaacaggaagagactgaagaactcatag ATGtgatggtgaaggaggagagtgaagatgaggagaaacatcatgtcaagaGTGAAGAAGAAACTCAATCAGAGACTGAACATAGTATTTTAATGAAAGAAACAGCCGCAAAAGATttgacctgcactcagtgtggaaagagtttgggGCGCAAATATGATCTCAAgcgtcacatgaggatccacactggagagaaaccgtacaagtgttcacactgcgataAGAGATTCAATCATTCAGGATACCTGAAAATACAcaagaggactcacactggagagagaccgttTCACTGTGCTGCTTGTGGAAAGAGTTACACACATTCATCTTCTCTACAGACACACACGAAAAACTTTCACA ATCTGATTGTGGTGGAGGAGAGTGAAGTACTGAGTGAAGatgatgaggagaaacatcataaTAAAAGTGATGAAAAAAATCAATCAGAGACTGAagataatattttaatgaaaggtttgacctgcactcagtgtggaaagagtttttgGCACAAATACCATCTCAAgcttcacatgaggatccacactggagagaaaccgtacaagtgttcacactgcgagaaGAGATTCAATTTTTCAGGAAACCTGAAAACACacgagaggactcacactggagagaaaccgtatcaCTGCACtgcttgtgggaagagtttctcaGATTCATCTACTCTACGAAGACACACAAAAAACTATCACA ACCTGATGGTTAAAAAGGAGGAAAGTGTCCATTCAAACGAGAAGCCACACTCGTGCTctttgtgtggaaagagttttaaacaGCAGTCGCATCTAAGACGACACCAGATGATCCACACCGATGAGAAACCGCACAAATGTGATCAATGCGGCAAAGTATTTCAGAGGAATTCAGACCTGAAGAACCATCTCAGAGTTCATGCAGACGAGAAGCCTTATACGTGCTCCTGGTGTGGAAAGTTTTTTTCCTATCAGTCGCATTTGAGGCAACACCAGatgattcacaccggagagaaaccgtacacgtgttcacactgcgacaagggATTCAGCAAGTTAAATAACCTGAAATCACatcagaggattcacactggagagaagccgtatACTTgtgctcagtgtgggaagagtttcagacactCATCATCTATTAATCAACACCTGCTGATCCACAGCGGAGAGAAAACGCACAAGCTGATCATTACAGCAATCCATTTATGA